In Motacilla alba alba isolate MOTALB_02 chromosome 2, Motacilla_alba_V1.0_pri, whole genome shotgun sequence, the DNA window tacaCTAGGTTTAATCTGGCATTTATCTAATCTTAATTAGAGTTCTTCCTGACTCACACCATCAGAAAACTGAGGCAGGGGGAAGCCAAGGGGAAAGAGGGGTGAATACTTATTTTTGTTGTCAATATGTCACCCAACATATAATTAAACTATCAGCTATCTCCGTGGCTGGATGGTGCAAATTGTCACTGAATTCAGTTAATCTCTGACAATTCTACACCAGACAGATCTCTGGCTACTAAGTAAAAGCATATACAGATTTCTAAAAACTTTTTACTTTGCTGCAGCTGGTTCACATTTACAAGTTTTATTTGGGCAGCAAACCCCTGTTTATTCTACCTGCTGGATGAAAACAGGAGCTGGCCAAGTCGTCACACTCACATCAGGCATAAGTGCCTTTACTAGAGTGACTTTTGCAGCAGCAAACACTCCTTCTGCTCCGCAGAAGGGTGCACATTACTGACATATTACTGCATTTGTCAGAAACACACCATCATCTGTGCGGTTATTACTACTGCCTGCACACGGTGTGTGCTACAGCTGGATTCTGGAAGAGGACAGCTAGGTATTCCCTGGCAAACACCCACATGGAAAAGGCTGTGTTGGACCAGTCTTCTCATGCCACACTTGCTGGATGGGGCCTGGTGTGGGTTCAGCacccacacagagctgcctaACTTTCAGGGACACAAGGAGGATGTGGGGCAGGCAAAGTGAAGCATGCACTTACTGTAGCTGTAGTTCTTGGCCAAGTAGGTTGACAGCGTAGGCTTTGTCTTTTTGCACCTGCACCGCTCTTcaaaggaagagaagggagaaaggtTGAGGTGTGTCAGAGGGACCCTGTCTCCAGGGAGGGTGGAGGCGGGGGATCGTCCTAGGCTCACCCTGGCCACGGCTCCGGCAGTCAGGCTCCAGGGGTCTGTCCGGCACCATAAAGCCCTGTGTGAAGTCCGTCCACTTCACATCTGCAAACAGAGGTGCGTCAGGGAATTAAAACTGTCGGTAGAGGCTCCAGGACTGGAGCGTGGGGGTCCCGCAGCCCCCCCGTCCCACCCTGGGGCATCCCGCGGGGGTGGAGGGAGTCCTCCCTCCCACCTCTCGCTGCCCCCAGGGTTCTCACCCTCCGGCACGTCGGTGACGATGGCCTCTGGGGAGATGCAGACGCCGCGGTCGTAGACGGGGAGGTCGTCGCAAGCCAGGCTCTCGGGCCAGCTGTGGTTGTAGCGGCGCATGATGGGCTCGCAGCCGTCGCGGGCGCGCTGGCAGACGGAGCGGCACGGCTTGATGGGGTCGTAGAGGAACTCCAGGGTGCAGATGGGGGCGTACATGGCGCAGAGGAAGAAGGACAGCACCGGGCTGCAGCCGGTGGCCACTAGCTCCTCGTACTGTTCGATAGCGAGGACGGCGTTTTCCTGGGTGCTGTGGTGGAGGTGGTTGGGCATGCGGGTGATATTCCAGGGCATGGAGCGGCACATGGGGATGCGCACCGCCTCGCACGGCGCGCCCTGCGCCCGCGGGCTCACCCGCAGCCACAGGGACACCGCCACCAAGGCGCGcagcatcctcttcctcctccttctcctccctgtccgccgccgcccgccgccgccccgcgggTCCCGGCGGCCGAAGGGCGCGGAGCGGCGCTGCCTCCCGGAGCCCTGCTGCAGTCAAGTCGCGGGAGCCGCCGCGCCGACAGCCATGGACATCGCGGGACCGCATTTATACCAGTGGCACGAGTGACGTGGGGCCGATCGCGCTCCCTTGGCAGCCCCGCTCCTccggggggtggggggtgtgCGTGTATGTGTGCGTTTTGCTGTGCAGGCACGGTGACATCACCTCCACCCCGTTTAATCCCCCGGCGACATCACTGCGTCTCTCGGCCGCCGCTCCAGCTCCGTTTCAGTTTTCATCTGTGTCATAAATTCCTTCAGGTGGAAGGGGGGcgagggaggggggaaggaaaCCCAAACCACGGTTCTGCCGCGGGGCTCTGCGCTCCGGCGCGGGGAGAGGGAAGGCGACGGTAGGAACCGCGGCTTCTTCCCGTGGGGCTGAACTTTATACGCCGCGTTTTCTCAAGGGAGAGGAAACTTTTTGCGGGCTTGAGGGAGCTCCGGCGGCTGTTCCCGACGCCTCCAGGGGGTTGCAAAATTCCCTCCATGAGCTCGGCACGGACGGGGAAAGGCGTGAAGCGCACGGGCGGACAGACGGCGTGGTGGCTGGTGGCCCGGTTTGCTCGGGACAGGgggagcgggcggcggggccggggcaccGCGGGCCGCTGTGCGGCTGCAGACAgcccgccgccccgctccccccgccgctGTCCGCCACCAATCGCATCTGCACACGAGCGGAAGAAGGGGTTTCAGACTTTTCCCaagctgttttttattttcctttccttggtgCTCCACGGCCACGCGCCCTTGGTGCAGAGGAGTGGCGTGTCCAGGCCGGGACAAAGGGCTCCCTCACAGCCCACCTCTGTTCACCCTTGCATGGAAAAACCTCCGGGCCTGTTCTTCCCTGTGGGAAATGCCGCTCCCCAGTCTTTGAGGAACCCGCTGAGATAAGAAGATTAACTCAGTGTCAGGTTATCCCAGTGACCTGAGAGAGCCGCAGCGTGGCTCTGAGGTACCTGCCCCGGCCAGGTGCCGTGGTGCCAGCGATGTTGCCCCCTGCagatgcagcagagctgcagggacgGAGCACCTGTGGGGCACGGGCCTCCCCTCAGTGGGTGAGGAAAGCACATCCAGAGCAGGCAGACCCTAAGAGGGCAGTGGGAGATTAAGGCATGCATGTGGTGAAGGAATGCTTGGTAACACTGTCTGTCCGTGGGGAGGCACTGAAATGCTCCCTCGAGAACAACATTAAAGCAGTTTGTCCCAGCAGGTCACTCCTGTTCGCGTATCCCCCTTCCTTCCCACGCTCACGCAGAATGCCCTGGCCTCGGAGCTCGCAGCCCTCGCGGAGCGGAGGGCACGGCCAGGGGACCCAGAGCCTCCCGGCTGCGGGGAGGGAGGCGTGAGAGGGCGAGGGTCCCGGTCGTTTATCGCCGCGCCGCCCCGTGCCCCGCCGGCGTCCAGGCGCTGTGGCGGCAGGCGCTTCTCGCCGCCGAGGTGATGCGGGTTTGGAGgcgggccgcccccgccccccGGCACAGCCTGCCCGCCCGCCTGCGCGCCGTGCGGGGCGGCCGTGCGCCGACGGAGcgcggcgcggagcggagcATGGCGCGGCCGGCGGCCGGGCGGCAGCtgcgcccggggccggggccgccgctgcggttgctcctgctgctgggcgTCCTCCTGCTGcgcgggggagcggcggcggcgggggccgaGCCGTGCCAGGCGCCGCGGCAGTGGGAAGGGCGCACCGTGTTCTACGAGCACGGCTCGGGCCGCAACACGCGGGCCGCCGTCTCCTATGACGGCCCCAACCAGCGCCTCCGCAtcctggaggagaggaaggcGCTCATCCCCTGCAAGAAGTAGGTGGCGGCGAGAcctgcggcggggccgggccgggcggggcggtgAGGGTCGGCACGGAGCCCGGAGGCGCCTCCCGGGGGGTGTGGGGTGATGCGAAGCcgagaaggggggggggggtctccCTCGGCCCCGCGTTGCCGGCGGCTCCTCCCCCGCGTGAGTCGGGACAGTGCGGGGCCGGCGGAGGCGAGGCACCGGCGTGCTGGGAACAGCTGGCGCTAGGAAACCTGTCACCAACATGGCTTGGATGCGTGCAgatttatgtgtatatatgtgtagatatttgtgtatatatctatatctatatatctgtGTAGAGATATGTGTATGTGTATCGAGAGACTTGTGATCAACAGTGTCAGCTTTTCACCTTCAGAGAtatttcccctccctcccaggttttttgttatttaatggACTTGGAAGCGTATCCAAAAATGTGAAGTATAATGGGTATCATAAGGTGTAATGAAGAGGTTATACTCAAACATGTGAGTAACGTTATGGGGTAAGGGAGGAGGCTCTAGCTCAGTAATTTGCTAATAAGTTTGAGTTACAAGTTCTCTGGGCCTTCTTGGTCCTTGTCAGTGCTTGGTCCTAACTTAGTGCCAGGGTGTCAGGATGCATCCTTTACCTATGGTACAGTGTATTCATTCCCattgcacagccctgcaggacctTCCTGTTCTTCATTTATACAGGATGTATCTGTTAAGCCCATAActaatcccaaaaaaaaaaaatccctgtgtcATTGTCTGTTTCTTGATATGCTGAAAAACATATGTAGAAAAAAGCTGACTAAAGAAGagcctctttttccttcctcagcctGCCAAACTCAGGTTGGGTGGAAGAACTGATCAGCCTAGAGAGGCCTTCCTGAGTGAGACATTTCTGGCTACTGAATGTCTGTCACTTTCAGACATGTCAAAACATACTGCCAATGTGAGGGTCTGCCCATACCTCCGCTCTCCCATCTACAAATTGTTCAAATAACAGTGCATCCATCCTGGGGATGTGCGAGACAAGGTAATGACCAGCCTACAAATGCTGTATCATCCAAACTAATTGTCTCTCCTGTTAAAAGATCaatattcctttttcctgccatattttttttcctgacaatcAATTTTATACCACCATCGCACAGTAACTGTTTTAATCTTTCAAAAGCATGTGCTCTTCCGTGATCCTTTCTCTCCAAATCCCCTGACGCTTATAGAACTGTTTtgtgtgtttcattttcagGCTTAGCTTTCCCTCATTGTAAGcttttttcattactgttttTGCATAGGAGCCATGTGAAGAATGTTAAAAGTAACATACAGGTGTTTGCTGGTGGTCTGCTGACATAAAGCATGGAGTCTGACACTTGCCATGGGGTGCTCATGCTTCCCTTCTTCTGCAAGTCCTGGGTTAACTTTAATGTTTGACAAGCATAAAACTGTGCTACAAAGCCTGACACAAGTATTTTCTACCTTCTGAGTTGTACTACGCTCATTTCTTCAAGCTTATGTTTACTTTAtttgaaaactttattttaagaTGGAATAATTACTCAACGTTTAAGACTCTGGGCcagattttgtctttttccaaGATCTtatctttttacatttttgataAATACCTGCTGTGACTGGAGTTTTGTCTGGGTTGGTAGCACTAGAAAGAGACAGAATGCAGACATGTGTGCTTGTTGATTTCTCCTGTATTACATTTTTGTTCTAGGCAAATTTCTGACCTCAGCGGTCTTAAATGTTTCCAGGTCCATGTTTTCTGCCATCCAAAATTGGAGAGGGGTTGGTTTTGTTACATGGGCAGCAGTGTCTGCTTAGGGCATGACCCAGCTTCCATTTAAGTCAACAGAAATTCTCCTTTTGGTTTCAGTATGTGTTGGATCAGGTCTAGAATTGTGATCACAACCGTGTGGAAACAGTGACTTGTAAACAGAAACCTTCAGAAGTTAGAGGCAAAGGGATTTACcccatcttttaaaaaataacctcTCCTCCACCCTGTTTTGACATTGACAAGAAAGGGGTAATTATGCCGAGGCAGTGAGtacaaaatcaacaaaaaatcAGCAAGAAAAATAGTGCTGCCCTGATCTGTAAGGAAATTTCAGTCTAAATTCTCACATTTTGCTTCTATCAGATGTAACTTATGTGCAGCAATCAGGGTTGGCCAACAACCACATTTTTCTACAAAGCATTTTCTGAAGCTTGCAAATGTGGTCCTTAATCAGACGCAGCCCTGTTTGAGTTATTGGCTGAGGTTAATCAAGGACACAAAGATTTGCCAGTGTGGAATGGCTTGCAGGCTCATAACCGCAGAAGAACATGAAACTTTCAGGTTTTATTGTAGATCTATGTTTCAAATTCATGTATTCTGCCGTGTGGCATTTTCATACCTACATCAGCCCAGTAAAACATACCTACCTCAACTCCAGACAAGTAGCCATAAGGTAAATTGCTGCTTCATTAACATCACTTCTTTGTCCATCAGTTGTTTTGAGATCACCTGAGATGCAGTGACCACATTGGTAAGAGTGCCCATTCCCCATTGTCCAGCTGCACTGTGTAGCctgccacctgggcacacacctcGCTTGCCAGACAACCAACAGAGCCAGTTCATTAGGGAAGTCATAGTTGTGGTTTCAACCAGCTTGATGAGTGGGTGTTTGTCCAGGTCACACAGTTGGCTCCTGCACTCTGGCTCAAAGTGTAAAAACTACCACCAATGATCCTAGGCTGAGATTTTTTGAGGAGAACCTATTCCAGTTGGATTCATTTCTGGgctttctttttcacttcttttacAGACCCAGCCTTAGCTATActctgcttcttttgttttctccagcatgccttgccctgctgcttctttcccctTCAGGATCAAATTTTTGGGGATAGACAAGGTGTGGGCAGGGACAATCTTTAAAGTTTTGTGTGGTGCTCAGCTGATACTGATaacagaagaagagaaaagtaaacaaacatTGAGTATGTTGTGCTGTTTCCTGTTTGGACTAGGTCATTCCATATATAATGTGAAAGGGGAGCACTTGAAGCAGCTCCCTAGACCTCTTGAGGCAAAGCTGAGTAAATGCTGTTAAACACAGAACATGTTTTTTAGTCCTTTATGGCCTACCATGTGAAGTTACTTCCTTTTGTGCTCTCTGGATGTTAAACCTTCCTCACTCTTGTTCAACTCTTGCTGGCCTCTGTCTCAGGACACTTAACAAAATAGGTACAGTCACCAGCATGGTTTGCAGTTAGGGCAAGAGTTTCTTTTTAAGGTAGCTTCAAATGCTGTAGATTTGAGTATGACACCTCTGCAAACTGGTGAGAAATCCTGGCACAAAAAAagtccaaacaaaaaatcctatTGACTGTACTGTGGCCAGAACTTCATGTCATCCATcacctttcattttcttggaGAAGTAGAGCAAGGAGTGTGCTCTTTGGCACTACTGAAGCCACTCAACGGGTGTTAGTGCTCAGTTATGAACATGaagtgaggagcagagcagaaataGTACAGGTAGTGGTTGAGAGCTGGAGTGTCAGTTGCCACCTGCTGTGTTCACAGAGTTTCACACTTCCATATTATTTTCCACAGAATGACTTTCAGGGAAGGCCCAATAACATATTGTCTTGTGGGAAATGTAatggtgggaagaaaaaaatcccatgtgGTCAAGAAAGTGAGtaggaggaagaaaatgcttttttattttttcctctatgcATGTATTTTAACAGTAACCTCCTTGGCCTATTGTACAGTACTCAGCACATTGAGATGCCTGTTTATTTGCAACTGTCAGGGTTAGGGTTTAAAAACTGTagctgcacagcagaaaaacaatcaGGAGGTACCCTATGATTCagtgttaatttaaaaacagaactgCATGTTGTTAAATTCCTTTAGTTCTATCATATTTGCAAAAGATAGGCACAGTTAAGGGGAGGATAAACTCCTCACCTGGCCACACAAACTGCTGGTGCAATAGAGGAGTGACAATGCTATGTTTAGAGAAATAAGTCTCTTATTCTGGCAGGCTCTTTGCCTGTGTGTTTCAATCCCTGTCCTTGACTGAAGAGAGGCAGCATAAGGTCAGGTGCAAATATAACAACATTCATCTGGAGAAGAGGTGATGACTTCTCAAAATAAACAGAGTGTGGGCACACGTGTCTGACTTATCTCAACTACTTTTTAGTTGTTTTAGGATGTGTGattgtaaaggaaaaaacagcGGTGTCTGACCTATTAAAATCGTATAATCCATCCGTTCTGTGGTCATTGTGGTGACTCAATAGGCTAAGTATTGAGCTACGCTGAGCAACTGCAAATTTGTTTCCCAGACTTGGTTTTGGGAGTGGTTTCTGCAGTTTAATGTTTTGGGGAATGAAAGACTGTCACGGGAAAAATTTTCAGAATTGTCCAAGTTGCCCAGGAACCCaagttccattttttttaaattgtgtagAATGTGCAGACTTGTGAGACCCTTAATTTgcagtgaaacagaaatgaattttcagcagtttctctAAATGTAACCTGAGTTCTTGGGACCTAAAATTCTTCATAAGCTGCTGTGTATGTAAGTCTTCTGAGAAGAAGAACTGAAGGAAGGTACTTAGACCTCCTGCATTTACTATCCTCCTATAGGTGTCAGGTGTTCTTTCTAGTGTCTGCTGCTGCTAATGACTGTGAGTTTGGAAAGGTGGCtttggaaagctgctgtgctggatgcACACTGGCTGTCAGATGCCAGGCAATACCCTGAAGCAAGTCTCAGTGGTTCTAATGAGAGTTGTGTGGTGGGGTATGGAGGGTTGGCTGTAAAAGCCTTaactcctgcttttccatcaAAGCCCATTTACAAGTCAGTTTACTAAACTGAGTCCCTCAGTGATGCTCCCTGCCGAGGCAGCTGGTTCCTTGGAGAAGAGCACTGTACACGGAGGGAACTGTGGTCTGTGATGGCTGCATGGCGGAGCATCTCGTCTCAGTCCAACTGTTcattgtgtttgtttctgcCTCCAGGCAGCGGCAATCATTCCCTTTTCCAAGTTCTTGGTCTTGTTGGAAGTCAGCCAGGCTATACAGCTCAGGAAGGCACTGGAGTTAATCGCTTTTGTTGTTACAGGTGGGCTGGTTGGGAAGAGATGAAAACTGCTCAGGGGAGGCAGTTGAAATTCTTCAGCCCTTGAACTGCATCAGTAACAAACAAGTGGACTCAGTTAGAGGACGCTGGGAACTGTTAGCTTAGCAAAGCTTTTTCAGTCTTGTGTGCTATGCTTCCTTGGATAACAGCATCTTTGttagttgtaaaaaaaaaaaaaaaaaaaaaaaaaacaaaaaccaaaaaaccaaaaacaaaaacaaacaaacacaaacaaacaaaaaaaccccagaaaaaacCACCTGAGTATGAATAAAGCAAATCCATTGCTTTGAGATGGCTGTTCTGTTTAGTGTAGTGTTCTTGAAACCATTGTTTATGCTAAGTGCTCTGGAGCCATTTCATGCAAtaccaaaacacagcacacatCCAAACGGAACAGAATAAACTGGCTCTTAAATTCAAAATAGCAGGATCCACAAAGCCTTTTAAAGCTAGAGAAAAAATGTTGGTAAAGTGTCCAGTGACCCCAAATTGATAATTTGCTAGAGCACTGGTTGGTGTACTTAAAAACCACTGTCAGACACTCACTGGGGTCATTACTACCACATGAGATCTAGATATTGGTTTCTGGATGTTGTTAAAAAACAGAGGTTCTCattaaaaagttttgtttttctaaaagatGTTAAATGGTAGTCTCTAACACTATGTTGTACTTGATACGAGTGGATTGGCTTAAGCCTTTTATCCATCTGAACACTTTAAATTTAGGGGATtacttctttcttccctcttatTGTCTCTTGCTTGTCTCTTTGAACTTTTTGAAATAATGTGTTTTTGCATTGAAACTTTGGCTCATTTTTGTGCTGTTGGACATTATGGCAAAAACTTAAGGCAAGACCAGGACTGTGCTGATAATACAATATGCCTATGTATCTATAACTTGGACCAATGTTTTCCAAAGATAAATCACTAAAAATTttattcacagatttttttttctttttttttttttcttttctttttggtagAGATTTAAAGTGGAGATGAATAGAAAGAGATTCAGTGTTCTGTGGTCACAGACAGCTGATGGTGACCTGACTGCACAGCTAAACAAACACAATGAAAGACATCTTTATATTCATGGTCTTAATTTGGAGTCCATTCAGCTTGAGGCCTGACGCAATTCGGATGTCACAACTGACAACATCACACCTATTCTCACAGGACCAAAGGCCATTCATCTGCAAAAGTATCTCCTCTGAAGGTTAAACCAGAATTTTCTAATATAGGGCTACTGTgaggtaaaaaaattatttcttttccagataGAGACCTGATTTGTATTGCATATCAATAGGCTTATCCATTTATTAGCTGCATGGGACAGGTTTTCAACTGGATGACATTCTCCCAGACAAGTGAAGTCAGTGAAATGGTACCTTATTATGCCTTTTTTGGTGTGCCAAGTCATTGGTTGATTCAAAATTGAAATGTATGGTTCAGATAATTCTTCTGTCCTCTCTGTTTTGCTATAAACTAACTGGTGGTTAACCTTGGCATAATAAATAATACTGAGCTATTCAGACTTGAGGCCATCCAGCTGTGAATCTGTgtagctgcagcagcaacagtTCAACTCCTGAACCTCATCTTTATCAGCTTCATCCCTGTCTTCAGATGACTTTCATTTTGGCCTTACCTGTAGATTTGCAAGGAATCGCATGCTCAGCAACTTGAGGAGCTCTCTCTCGT includes these proteins:
- the SFRP4 gene encoding secreted frizzled-related protein 4, with product MLRALVAVSLWLRVSPRAQGAPCEAVRIPMCRSMPWNITRMPNHLHHSTQENAVLAIEQYEELVATGCSPVLSFFLCAMYAPICTLEFLYDPIKPCRSVCQRARDGCEPIMRRYNHSWPESLACDDLPVYDRGVCISPEAIVTDVPEDVKWTDFTQGFMVPDRPLEPDCRSRGQERCRCKKTKPTLSTYLAKNYSYIIHAKVKSVERGNCNEITTVVEVKDILKSSTPIPLSQVPLLTNSSCQCPPLQPKQDVLIMCYEWRSRLMLLDGCLVEKWKDQLNRRFKRWEQRLQEQKRRTARSKNQNSGRSGQSGALKPQTKNTNPLISGPKKAIKIRNGQKEINPKKV